TGAAAGATTTTCAGGGTGATATGCGCTTGGTGGAAAGGGAATTGCCGGAGCAGGCATCACTGCATCCGCAAGTGAAAGCCGCCACCGTTCGTCTGCCGGAAGAACTGATTATTCACGATCTTCAGACAGGCCACTTTGTGACTGTGCTGCGTTTTATCTCTCCACTGGTAGAAAAACTTGGTTTCACCGAGCAGCAATTCTATCGCCTGCTGGGTGACCGGATTCAGTCTCATATCAACCAGCACCCAGAACTTGCAGAACGGTTTGAACGACTGGATCTGTTTAAGCCGCGTATCCTGCGTATCGGTCTGAATCTGGCGAAGTTCAGACACAGCACCGACAGCAGTGCTTCCCGTATGTTGCCGGACATGGATGACATGCTGGATAACCCTCTATTTTTGGCCCAAGAACAATAAGGAATGAACCATGGAACTGAATAATCACAAAGAATGTCTGGATCTGGCGGGTGTGGGTGTCGGGCCGTTTAACCTGAGTGTCGCGGCACTGCTGGAGACAAATACGCATCTGAATACCTGCTTTTTCGAAGGTCGTGAATCATTCTCATGGCATCCGGGACTGCTGCTGGATAACACCAATATGCAGACCATGTTCCTGAAAGATCTGGTGACTGCGGTGAATCCGCAAAGTCCGTATTCTTTCCTGTCATATCTTGTGAGTCAGAAGAAGTTTTACCGTTTCCTGTCTGCCGAACTGAATTGTATCAGCCGTCATGAGTTCTCTGATTACCTGGCCTGGGCGGCCCATCAATTGTCGAATGTTCAGTTCGATTCTCGCGTAGAGCACATTGAGTACACCGGAGAAGCGTTCGAAATTCAGACCAGTCAGGGCTCGTATCTGGCAAAAAACCTGTGTATTGGTACCGGGAAAGTGCCATCGATTCCTGAATGCGCGAAGCCACACATCAGTGACAAAGTGTTCCATGCTGCGGAAATGGGTTTGCGCGATCGCGACTTTACCGGAAAACGCGTGATGATTGTCGGCGGTGGCCAGAGTGGCGCTGATATCTTCCTGAATGTCCTGAACGGTAAGTGGGGCAAAGTGAAAAGCCTGGATTGGCTGTCTCGCCGCTCAAACTTCCAGCCGCTGGATGAAGCTGCTTTCACCAATGAGTTTTTCACGCCGGAGTACGTCGAGACTTTCGTGGGATTAGATACTTCTGTGAAGCGGTCAGAAATTGACGCACAAAAACTGACGTCAGATGGCATTACGCAAGCTGCGTTACTGTCGATTTACCGCGAGCTTTACCACAGATTTGATGTTCTGAAAGAAGATAAGTGGGTGCGTCTGCTGCCGCATCGTTCCATGAGTGCACTGGAGAGTCATGCGGGTGGTTTCTCTGTTCAGGCATTGAATGCCCTGAGTCAGCAGGCAGAAATGCACGAAGCCGACATTATCATTCTGGCTACCGGTTTTAGTGCGCCATACCCGCAGTGCCTGAAATCCATCATGCCGCTGCTGGAACTGGATGAAAATGGCCGCTATGGCATGACGGAAAACTTTGAACTGAAGTGGGAAGGCAGCGCGAAAAACAAGATTTTTGCTGTGAATGCCGGTATGCACAGCCACGGTATTGCAGAACCTCAACTGAGTTTGATGGCGTGGCGAAGCGCACGAATCATCAACCAGCTTTGCCAGAAACCGGTATTCGATATCGGCAGCGACAAGGGCATGATTGAGTGGGTGACAGAAAGCCTGGTGACTGAGTATGCCAAAGCGTCTTAAGAAACGCTTAGGCCTTATTGATAACCATATAAAAGATAAGGCCTTAAAAACATACAAATAAATTGAACTTTTTTAACGTCAGATATGGAAATAAAGTGGCAAATGAGTATTATTATCAAACTTATTTGTTTAAACCTTATCTAAAAATATAAAGTGATTACAATGGCAGTGAAAAAAGGGATGTTTCAATTGACGACAGTGGCCGCTGCGGTGGCTGCTTCAGCGTTTGTTTCCAGTTCAGTATTTGCTCAAGACTACAAGACAACCGAAGAGAAAATGGTCGTGGTATCCAGCCGCGCACCAAAAGCGATCAGCGATATTCCGGGCACTGTCTGGTATGTCGACAGCGCGCAAATCGAACAGGAATATCGGGGCGGTAAAAACCTGGGTGAGATTCTTGCCGCAGCCGTGCCGTCAATGGATGTCAGCAGCCAGGGCCGGACTAACTACGGACAAAACCTGCGTGGTCGTCCGATGCTGGTCATGATTGACGGTGTTTCTCTGAACTCTTCTCGTCTGATCAGCCGTCAGTTAGATTCTATCGATCCGTTCAATATTGATCGCATCGAAATTCTTTCAGGTGCAACGTCAATCTATGGTGCAGGCGCGACGGGCGGTGTGATTAACATCGTCACGAAGAAAGCAGACAGCACTGAATTGCAATTTGAAAGTTATGTCAACACCACATCTGGCTTTAACAGCAGTGATGATTTCGATTACAAGCTGGCTCAGTCAGTTAGCGGTGGCAATGATCTGGTGAAAGGTCGTGCCTCTGTGGTTTATGGCGAAACCCAAGGTTATTACGACGCGAATGGCGATATCGTTGTGCCGGACATTACTCAGGGTTCTGTTCAGTTTAATGAAGTCATTGATGTATTGGGTACATTGTCTATCACGCCGACAGACACTCAGACCATCAATCTGCTGGCGCAATACTACAGCAGCGAGCAAGACAGCCCGTATGGTATTTACTTTGGTCAGGATCTGGCTGGTGTAAATAAAAATATTACCGGGAATCCTGGTGATAAGAGCCTGATTGAAGTCCGGGACGGGTTTGAGTCGGATCGCCAAGGTTCAACAGAACGCTGGATGCTCAATGCAGACTACATTCATTCGGATTTCCTGGGCCACGAGTTACTGGTTCAGGCATCATACCGTCATGAAACTTTGAGCTTTATTCCTTTCATCTATAGTACCTATTTAGCGGCATCTGAGCAGGAAACGGACGTGATCAGTCTGCGTGCGGCGATGATCAAGTCGCTGGAAAACCTGACGCTAACTTATGGTGTCGACGGTTACATCGACAAGCTAGATAGTAATCAGATGCTGTTCGATCGTCAGACGAGCTATAACTCTGGCGGTCTGGTGAACAAGAAAGCGTCTATGATTGGCCGTTATCCGGGCACCGAAGTGTCTTCTATTGCTGGTTTCGTTCAGGCGGATTATGCAATCACCGAAAACTGGAGTGTGGAAGGTGGTTATCGCTTCCAGTATATGAAGAATAAAGTAGATGACTTTGTTGCTACCGGTACGCAGGTTGCTATTGCGCATGGCACGGGTACTTCTGCTGATCCGGTTCCCGGCGGTGAAACAGATTACGATATTGGCTTGTTGAACTTAGGCACTATCTATCACCTGACTGATACGGATCAGGTTTGGGCTAACTTCGCACAGGGCTTTGATCTGTCTGATCCAGCAAAATATTACGGTGTCGGCACGTATTCTGGCCCTGATGCCAATGGTCATTACAATCTGACTGGCAGCATCAATGTGGATGATTCCAGGTTGTCTGGGATTAAAACCAACAGTTATGAAGTCGGTTATCGTCATGACAGCGGCGACCTGAATATCCAGACAGCCGTTTATTACTCACAATCTGATAAGAAAGTCAGCGCCAATAAGAAGACGCTGAATATTGAAATTTCTGATGATAAGACGCGTGTCTATGGTTGGGAAGGTCAGGCTTCTTACTGGTTGAGTGATGCTTGGCAAGCGGGTGTGAATGGACACCTGGTTAAATCTGAAGTGCAGAATGCGAATGACGATTGGGTAAAACAATCCATTAACTATGCGAGCTCTTCGAAAGCAGGTGCATGGCTGGCTTGGTTCGAAGATAGCTATGCACTGAAACTGCAAAGCCAGACAACATTTAATTTGAAGGATGACGCAGGCAAAGAAATTTACGGTTACACCACCCTGGATCTGGTTGGTAGTTATCAGTTGCCTGTCGGTAGCCTGGGTTTTGGTATTCAGAATCTGTTGGATCGTGAATACAGTACGATTTGGGGACAGCGTGCATCAGGTTTGTATGCCAGCTATGGCCCAGCTGAAATCTTTGATTACAAAGGCCGTGGCCGTACTTACACTGTGAACTATCAGGTGAAGTTCTAAGGCCAGTTCGACTTGAAGGTCTTAATAATGAACCGCCCGGTTATGCCGGGCGGTTTTTTTGTATTTCTATTTTCAAAAAAGCAGTAAAGCTGAGGCTCTTTCTCTTTCATTAATCGAGCTGCGGTTTGTCGCGGTGATATTCAGTGGCTGGCCCCATGCTACAAACCAGCATTGTAAACCTCCCCCCTAAATCAGGTACATATGTAATAAGAGTTCTTCCGAATATACTAGGACATTACGGAGAACTAATATTGAAGAAATCTCTCTACACGGAAACTCAAATCGTTAAGATTTTGAAAGAAGTAGAAGTCGTTAAGGAGGTCTGTCGAGAGTGTGGCATCTTGGATGCCACATACTATAACGGGAAAACAAAAATCGGTGGCATGAAGTCTTCAGATATCAAGCTCTTAAAAGAGCTAGAAGACGAGAACCGACGACTGAAGTCTATGTTTGCTGATCTCAGCCTTGAACATCATATTCTGAAAGACATCATAGAAAAAACTGTAAAGCCAGCAATCAGGTGGGAGCTTTCAATTATGCCAGAAAAGAACATGGAGCAATTCTCCTTATGACGAGAGGCCTGTGGGGTTTAAGCAGGTTCACCGTTTTGCTTATCCGACTGACGATACAACGGTGATAACCAAAGCGGTCTCTGGTCTGGTTGATGCGTTATTTGTCGAAGGTGTCCGTTATTACAAGCTGGGAGTCGGATTTATTGCGATGACCAGCGCAAAGTATGCCCAAGGCGACTTGTTTTATGAATCACCGCCAAATTCTGCATTGATGAAGGTGTTTGACTGTATCAACCAGAAGTACGGGAGCCATTCTATGTTTCTGGCTGCACAGGGTATCGAACAAAAGTGGGCGATGCGGCGGGCACTGTTGTCTCCTCAGTACACCACGCGTTGGATGGATGTACCGAAGGTGAGGTGTGGGTGAATTCAATGTTTAATATCGCTTTTGTTTCGGGAAAATAGTGCGCTGCAAAATGAAACTTAGCTGAGATTAGATCGGAAATTTCTGATTCAATCTGTTCTCCGTGTGTCAGTGATACCGTTTGTTTTATTTTTCATAAGGCAAAGTCTGTCCGAGAGAGATTAAACAAAAAAGCCAGCATTGAATGAATGCTGGCTTGAGATTTGAATCGCTTCAGAAGCTTGATGCTTTATTTAGACTCTTCAGCTGTCTCTGGCTGTGGATGCCATGCACCGTCCAGCTTGTTCAGCTCCGGGAACTTCGTGCGGTCAAATGTTGGTACCTGACCTTTTTTCACCTGAGCTTCGTAGTCTTTAATCACCTTAATGGCCAGATTCGACAACAGAACCAGTGCAATGATGTTGATCAGTGCCATCATCCCCATTGAGGCATCTGCCATATTCCAGACGACCGGCAGAGAGGCAACAGAACCAAACATCACCATCGCCAGAACAATCAGGCGGAAAACCAGCAGGCCTTTCTTGCTGTTTCCATTCAGGAACATGATGTTGGTTTCAGCATAGCTGTAGTTTGCAATAATTGAACTGAAGCAGAACAGTACAATTGCAGCAGCCATGAAGTAAGTGGTCCAGCCGCCCAGCTCGTTGGTCAGAGCCTGTTGCAGCAGGCCGATACCGGTCGCTGCATCGGGTTGATCCATCACACCGGAAAGCATGATCATTGCTGCAGATGCGGTACAGATAATAATGGTATCTGCAAACACTCCCAGCATCTGAACAAAGCCTTGTGACGCAGGGTGGTTTGGATTTGGTGTTGCGCTTGCCGCTACGTTCGCAGCAGAACCCATACCGGCTTCATTGGAGAACAGACCACGGGCAATACCACTTTGCATTGCCTGTGCAATGGTGTAAGCCACACCACCTGCCGCCGCTTCCTGCCATCCAAATGCGCTTTTCACAATCAGCATGACGACTGCTGGTAGTTCAGAAATATTCATCGCAACAATCAGCAATGCGATAGCCAGATAACCGACAGCCATGACAGGTACAATGCGTGATGAAGCCTGCGCCACTGATTTTAAACCACCCATAATGAACAGGGCAGAGCAAAGCACAATCGCGATACCCATCCAGCTGCGATCAATTTCGAACGAATGATACAGCGCATCGGTAATGGTGTTGGCCTGTACAGCGTTAAAGACCAGACCAAAAGCGATAATCAGACAGACGGAGAACAGGCTGCCCATCCAGCGCTGGCCAAGGCCTTGTTCCATGTAATATGCCGGACCGCCACGATACTGGCCGTCAACGTCTTTGACTTTATAAACCTGAGCAAGTGTGGATTCAACAAAGGCTGTTGCCATACCAAACAGTGCCATTGCCCACATCCAGAAAATAGCACCAGGGCCACCAATGGTCAGTGCGACAGCCACACCAGCCATGTTACCTGTACCAACACGTGCTGCCATTGAAGTGCAGAACACCTGATAAGAGCTGATGCCAGCGTCTGAGTCTTTGCCTTTTTTCAATACGCCAATGGCATGACGGAACTGGCGGATTTGGATAAAGCCGAGGCGAAAAGTAAAGTAGATACCTACTGCAACTAGGAGGTATACAAGAAGGTGGCCCCAAAGCAGTCCATTGATGTCGCCAATAATGGACATTAATGTCTCATTGAGAGAGGCGATCCAATTGTTAATCGTTGCATTCATAGAATGATCCTGTGATGTCGTACTGACTAAGATGCAGGACAACAAGTTGTGTCCCAAGTGATGGGCGCAATCCATTGCCTGGTTGCAGTAAGCAACATGGCGAAAGGAATCCCCATATATTGATTTAGTGACTTAGTTTGCGCCGCAGAAGTTAGCATAAAATTCTGAAAATGGCTCGGGATCTGGATCACGTTTTCACTGAGTTGTCGTTTGTTAATATCATAATATTTACAACGAAAACGTACTAAATTCAATTTATTTCAATGCCTTAACATTTAACTGTCATGAGTTGACGGTACACTTTGAAAACTTGTAATTCATTTCTTGTTAACAGAATTTCAAACTGACATTAACCTGCTTTGGTGGTTTTTTAATCGGTTTTTGAGATGGGAAAAGGATTCGAATGCGTCAAAGTTCATTTGATGGCTGTAAAGTATGCCAGGTGAAAAGCGGTCTTTTTATTATGTGTTTTAGTGAATATGGAATTCAAAAGATGGCAGCGGGGAGGGGGCATCACATGCAATTGTTTTTGAAGGTAAGAGATAGAAGCAACTGAACTGGTATCCGCAAATACAGATATATCTGTGTTCATCAATAATGATGAACTCTTCATCCTGTCCGCATGCTGTGCAATATGGTACTGATTCCATATTATGCTCCTTCGTTAAAGGCATATCATAGTCTTTAGTAGCATTTGCTAAAATACGTTCTGGAAAAAATACGAGGGATTGCAAATTTAGTAAGAGAATATCTGAAAATAAAAAAAGCCCTTTGGTCGGACATACTGGATTCGAACCAGCGACCCCTACTCCCCCAGAGTAGTGCGCTACCAAACTGCGCTAATGTCCGCCAAAAGGCTTTGTTGTTAAGTTAACTCAACGGGGGCTATATTAGCAACCCTTAAAGGGAAGAGTAAAGCTAAATTGCTGAGAAATAGGTGATATTTTCATCAAACGGTACGGGCTAAGCTCTTGCTCGCATGTTTGATGAGAACATTTTCGTCATTTTTTCAGAAATGAAGGAATCCGGGTAAAGATGCATTATGACCGAAAAATATGATGGTCGCTCACATGGTTTGGTCATAGAAATGTCAAGCTGACAAAAATTATGTTCACAAGAACAAAGTCTGGGGTTATTATTTATTAACTCGCTGGCTACTCTTTCATCCTCGACAGAGTTTTCTATAATTATTAGGTGTGTAGACCAAACTTATCACACTGGCGTCAGCGGAGTCAGAACGTTAGTTAAGTGGCTGAATACTGTTCTCATGATCCCTCATGGGATCGTGGTTAAATCTTTATTAATGTTTATTCTATTTCAAATAGCACAAAGGTTGTCATGAAGGTGTGAAGCAATGACAAGAAAGTGCTGTTTGCAGAAAATCGTGTTTAGAGGTAATTCATGACAAACTTTTCGGATGCAGAAAAAGCACTGAGTGCGATGCTAAAGAATGTAGAGAGCGGTAAAAAGCTGCAAGAGTCGAGAGCTGACTATCGCCAGGCTCTGATTGATTTTGCGGATGAAGTCCCGGGCAGACAGCGTGCTGTCATTAAGCGCATTCCGTTACAAAAAATAAATGATTTAATTGCTGTTCTGAATGAATTTAAGGAAGAAGCTCGTCAGGTAAGAATGACTGAGATTCTGGCAATGATGGAAAAAGATGGTGTTCATCCGGAAGAATTGATGGATTCTTCTGTTGTTGAGGAATAATCTGACTGAACTTTCAGACAGGTTGCACAGAAAATTGAAATAAAAAAAAGGAGAGTGAAAACTCTCCTTTTTTTATTATGCTTGGTTGACTGTGATGATGTAGTCGACTTCGTTTTTATATTTACGAACATTGCGTGATAGGGTTCCCTTGGGCACACCAAAACGCTTCTCTGCTTCGTAACTTGATAAGCCTTCGAAGACGACAGCTTCAACAGCAGTGCGTTGGTTTTGGGACTTGAAAATGCGATCAGCAATTACTTTATATTGTTCTCGTGTGATAGCCATAACTACTCGCTTGTTATTCCTTTTTAGGCCTGCTGGGTATGACTGTCCAGGCAGATTTGATGCCCGGTATAATAACAGCCATACCCTAACGTAAGCTTAATAAGCGAATTTTTACTCTAATAGCATAAGGCCACGAGGCAGTGAATCACCATATACGCGTTGATTTTCTTCCTGAGACAGGACTTTGACTTCGGAAACCATATTGATCCAGCTTTCCGGTACTTTACTGGTCTGAAGTTTATCGATCACCTGCTGCCGAAGTTCTTCATCAATATCCAAAGTCCGGTCGCCAGTTTTACGTGTCATCATCACTGCCGCAAGAGCAATATCAGGTGATTCTCGCCAGTCATGATCAAGTAATTCAGGCAAACAATAGGCAATATGCTGCCCGCTGAGCAGATTATGCCGACTGCCATATAATGGGAAACGGCTGGCAATACGTCCGATTGCCCACCAATGCGCCTGAGCATATTGTGGTTTCTGTAATCGAGAAAACAACCATTCAATGAGCTGTAATTTTTTCTCAAATGTAATGTTTTCAAGAGAAGCGGCCAACCGAACCATTTGTTCATAGCCGCGTTCCTGTATTTCTTTATTTAGTTTGGGCTGTCGGGTTGCGCTTGGATTGATATATTTGGCAATGTCCTTATAAATCGATTCCTGCTGATGTTGATTCAGCCCGCCAGCAACACGCCGCCAGAAGATCCACCATTCATTCCAGCTTTGTACAGACTGGTGAAATTGCAGGTTTTGCTGATAAAGCGGCCAAATCTGGCTGATACGCCAGTTGTCGACTGGATCGCCAAACCCCGGACGTAATGTATACCCGGTTATTTTCAGCCAATTACGTTCGTGAGCGACGGAACGGCGGCGACGCTTTTTACTTTCAAGGAATGTATCAGCCAGGGATCTGAGTTGTGACATTTCCCAGGCTTCGCGTTTGCCTAAGTATTTTTCCAGATCATTTCGCAGAGTTTTGACTGGCTTATCATCAGCATGTTTCTTACTTCCGCCATAGGCTTTTTGAATCGCTTCCGTTGCATGTTGCAGTGCTGCGCTATCTATGGGGGTGTTATCTGTCTCTTGGCGCTCCGGATTTCCGGCAGGCGTTTTCCGGACTGAAAACTCGACCTGCCATCGTTTTGCCGGATTTTCTGTATCAATGCATTCAAGTTGTAGCGTACCGACTTCAGTTAATTGACAGGCAAGGGATACGCTGACTCTGTCTTTTTGATTGGCGGCTAAGGATTCTCTGTCTGTATCGCTGTCAAGGGTGGCAATGAAAGGCGGCAGAGGCACCATGTGCGGGTGATCCAGTGTCATCATTTCGCCGGCCTGAATCGGGGCATCTTCGTTTGTCGCAAATAAATGAAAGCGGACTGGTTCTCCCAGTGTCAGTGCAAATTTTCTGTCTGACAGCAGAATCTCCTGACCTTCATCTGTTCCGCGGGGTAACAGGCAGATGCCTGAAGGCGGAGACTGATTGTCTAACTCCAGGAAGAATGAACGTGCTGAACCCCCACCAATTTTGAGCTGTGCGCCATGCCGGGCTTTTCCGTAGGCCACGGCGCCATATGCGACAGCCAGATCAGGGTGAGGGTTATCCAGGAGAGTGACGCCGTCACTTCGCCAGTGTGTGAAAACATCCACCATCCGGTTGGTCAGAATGTGGCTGTTAAACACTCCGCCGTTGAGCAAAACTGCTGGCGGAACGGCAGCAAGGTGTTCTTCAGGTTCTGTACCGGCCCGCTTGAGTGCTTCGCGGCAAACCATGTCATGGTCGCTGATAAATTTCGCCAGATGTTTCGAAACCGCAGGGTCTGAGGCATAGGGCAGGCCAAACTCGACCATGGCGCTTTGTCGTTGACTCGGATATTCATCGGCAGCTGAAATCGGGAAGAAGCCATTCAGGGCAATGTCTCTGACCTGATCCTGGTTGACAGGAACAGAACGGCTGTCGCCAATCAGTTTGGAACCGCTGCCAAGTAAAGTGATTGTGGCCTGTTCGGGTGCATGTTCAGCGAGCAGTTGTTCTTTGGCCCGACGTG
This DNA window, taken from Photobacterium sp. CCB-ST2H9, encodes the following:
- a CDS encoding lysine N(6)-hydroxylase/L-ornithine N(5)-oxygenase family protein, producing MELNNHKECLDLAGVGVGPFNLSVAALLETNTHLNTCFFEGRESFSWHPGLLLDNTNMQTMFLKDLVTAVNPQSPYSFLSYLVSQKKFYRFLSAELNCISRHEFSDYLAWAAHQLSNVQFDSRVEHIEYTGEAFEIQTSQGSYLAKNLCIGTGKVPSIPECAKPHISDKVFHAAEMGLRDRDFTGKRVMIVGGGQSGADIFLNVLNGKWGKVKSLDWLSRRSNFQPLDEAAFTNEFFTPEYVETFVGLDTSVKRSEIDAQKLTSDGITQAALLSIYRELYHRFDVLKEDKWVRLLPHRSMSALESHAGGFSVQALNALSQQAEMHEADIIILATGFSAPYPQCLKSIMPLLELDENGRYGMTENFELKWEGSAKNKIFAVNAGMHSHGIAEPQLSLMAWRSARIINQLCQKPVFDIGSDKGMIEWVTESLVTEYAKAS
- a CDS encoding TonB-dependent receptor; protein product: MAVKKGMFQLTTVAAAVAASAFVSSSVFAQDYKTTEEKMVVVSSRAPKAISDIPGTVWYVDSAQIEQEYRGGKNLGEILAAAVPSMDVSSQGRTNYGQNLRGRPMLVMIDGVSLNSSRLISRQLDSIDPFNIDRIEILSGATSIYGAGATGGVINIVTKKADSTELQFESYVNTTSGFNSSDDFDYKLAQSVSGGNDLVKGRASVVYGETQGYYDANGDIVVPDITQGSVQFNEVIDVLGTLSITPTDTQTINLLAQYYSSEQDSPYGIYFGQDLAGVNKNITGNPGDKSLIEVRDGFESDRQGSTERWMLNADYIHSDFLGHELLVQASYRHETLSFIPFIYSTYLAASEQETDVISLRAAMIKSLENLTLTYGVDGYIDKLDSNQMLFDRQTSYNSGGLVNKKASMIGRYPGTEVSSIAGFVQADYAITENWSVEGGYRFQYMKNKVDDFVATGTQVAIAHGTGTSADPVPGGETDYDIGLLNLGTIYHLTDTDQVWANFAQGFDLSDPAKYYGVGTYSGPDANGHYNLTGSINVDDSRLSGIKTNSYEVGYRHDSGDLNIQTAVYYSQSDKKVSANKKTLNIEISDDKTRVYGWEGQASYWLSDAWQAGVNGHLVKSEVQNANDDWVKQSINYASSSKAGAWLAWFEDSYALKLQSQTTFNLKDDAGKEIYGYTTLDLVGSYQLPVGSLGFGIQNLLDREYSTIWGQRASGLYASYGPAEIFDYKGRGRTYTVNYQVKF
- a CDS encoding DUF4113 domain-containing protein translates to MGFKQVHRFAYPTDDTTVITKAVSGLVDALFVEGVRYYKLGVGFIAMTSAKYAQGDLFYESPPNSALMKVFDCINQKYGSHSMFLAAQGIEQKWAMRRALLSPQYTTRWMDVPKVRCG
- a CDS encoding sodium:alanine symporter family protein; amino-acid sequence: MNATINNWIASLNETLMSIIGDINGLLWGHLLVYLLVAVGIYFTFRLGFIQIRQFRHAIGVLKKGKDSDAGISSYQVFCTSMAARVGTGNMAGVAVALTIGGPGAIFWMWAMALFGMATAFVESTLAQVYKVKDVDGQYRGGPAYYMEQGLGQRWMGSLFSVCLIIAFGLVFNAVQANTITDALYHSFEIDRSWMGIAIVLCSALFIMGGLKSVAQASSRIVPVMAVGYLAIALLIVAMNISELPAVVMLIVKSAFGWQEAAAGGVAYTIAQAMQSGIARGLFSNEAGMGSAANVAASATPNPNHPASQGFVQMLGVFADTIIICTASAAMIMLSGVMDQPDAATGIGLLQQALTNELGGWTTYFMAAAIVLFCFSSIIANYSYAETNIMFLNGNSKKGLLVFRLIVLAMVMFGSVASLPVVWNMADASMGMMALINIIALVLLSNLAIKVIKDYEAQVKKGQVPTFDRTKFPELNKLDGAWHPQPETAEESK
- a CDS encoding helix-turn-helix domain-containing protein produces the protein MAITREQYKVIADRIFKSQNQRTAVEAVVFEGLSSYEAEKRFGVPKGTLSRNVRKYKNEVDYIITVNQA
- a CDS encoding Hsp70 family protein, with protein sequence MSSPRYLVGIDLGTTHTVVAYCPVTASLQNETVKIFDIDQLIAPGEVARKPLLPSFRYHPTPGEIPAEQCVLPWEVQPVDGDFPEAIIGEYARELGAKVEGRQVTSAKSWLSHTGVDRNQPILPWAAAKGVKKISPVIASASYLNHVRQSWDYHYPDAKLAQQDVVITIPASFDEGARALTVEAAKLAGLHNFVLLEEPQAVCYDWYARHHTEAESLLKDIPLLMVCDVGGGTTDLSLIQVSSQNERLQLDRIGVGDHLMLGGDNLDLALAHLAESNLNGDGKRLNAAALSKLIQQARRAKEQLLAEHAPEQATITLLGSGSKLIGDSRSVPVNQDQVRDIALNGFFPISAADEYPSQRQSAMVEFGLPYASDPAVSKHLAKFISDHDMVCREALKRAGTEPEEHLAAVPPAVLLNGGVFNSHILTNRMVDVFTHWRSDGVTLLDNPHPDLAVAYGAVAYGKARHGAQLKIGGGSARSFFLELDNQSPPSGICLLPRGTDEGQEILLSDRKFALTLGEPVRFHLFATNEDAPIQAGEMMTLDHPHMVPLPPFIATLDSDTDRESLAANQKDRVSVSLACQLTEVGTLQLECIDTENPAKRWQVEFSVRKTPAGNPERQETDNTPIDSAALQHATEAIQKAYGGSKKHADDKPVKTLRNDLEKYLGKREAWEMSQLRSLADTFLESKKRRRRSVAHERNWLKITGYTLRPGFGDPVDNWRISQIWPLYQQNLQFHQSVQSWNEWWIFWRRVAGGLNQHQQESIYKDIAKYINPSATRQPKLNKEIQERGYEQMVRLAASLENITFEKKLQLIEWLFSRLQKPQYAQAHWWAIGRIASRFPLYGSRHNLLSGQHIAYCLPELLDHDWRESPDIALAAVMMTRKTGDRTLDIDEELRQQVIDKLQTSKVPESWINMVSEVKVLSQEENQRVYGDSLPRGLMLLE